One Dictyoglomus sp. NZ13-RE01 genomic window carries:
- a CDS encoding F0F1 ATP synthase subunit alpha has product MRETILGLSWKEIESKIEKYEFSPRLANIGYVKYVGDGVAQVSLLDDAFVGEIVAFSSGVLGMVLNLSEDSVGVILLGKDEAVKEGDIVYSTGKMVQVPVGSSFLGRVIDPLGNPLDDLGPVYPEAFMPIDRPAPSIFDREPVKEPLYTGIRAIDALIPIGHGQRELILGDRQTGKTTIAIDTIINQRRYGTICIYVAIAQKRTNIARIVQTLKEYKALANTIVIATFPDQSPSIRYLAPFAGCAMGEYFMNQGEKVLVVYDDLTKHANTYREIALLLRRVPGREAYPGDIFYLHAHLLERAAKLNARKGGGALTALPIAETLAGEISTYIPTNLISITDGQIYLDTSLFNAGIRPAINVGLSVSRVGGSAQPKGIRQVAGMLRLSLAQYREFSLFLEFGTELDANTKKKVERGLRIEEILKQAPHDVQPIEEQIITFYLVNGGFLDNYPVEKVKDIVYQYIQYVSKKYSSLLSLLRQKLELDDQIIYELHNSFQEFSKEYANSSTTEKKS; this is encoded by the coding sequence ATGAGAGAAACAATTTTAGGGCTCTCATGGAAAGAGATAGAGAGTAAAATAGAAAAATACGAGTTTTCTCCAAGGCTTGCTAATATAGGATATGTAAAATATGTTGGAGATGGAGTTGCTCAAGTTTCTTTGCTTGATGATGCTTTTGTTGGCGAAATTGTAGCCTTTTCATCTGGTGTTCTTGGAATGGTCTTAAATCTTTCTGAAGATTCTGTTGGGGTTATTCTTCTTGGGAAAGATGAGGCAGTTAAAGAGGGAGATATAGTCTATTCTACTGGTAAAATGGTACAGGTTCCTGTGGGAAGTAGCTTCTTGGGTAGAGTTATTGATCCTTTAGGTAATCCTTTGGATGATTTGGGTCCTGTCTACCCTGAAGCTTTCATGCCTATTGATAGACCTGCCCCAAGTATCTTTGATAGGGAACCAGTTAAGGAACCCCTTTATACTGGAATTAGAGCTATAGATGCCTTGATTCCTATAGGACATGGACAAAGAGAATTAATATTGGGAGATAGACAGACTGGAAAAACAACAATTGCAATAGATACAATAATAAACCAAAGAAGATATGGAACAATTTGTATATACGTTGCTATAGCTCAGAAAAGAACAAATATAGCTCGTATTGTACAAACGCTAAAGGAATACAAGGCTTTAGCTAATACTATTGTTATTGCGACATTTCCAGATCAATCCCCATCCATTAGATATCTTGCCCCCTTTGCTGGATGCGCTATGGGAGAGTATTTCATGAACCAAGGGGAAAAGGTCTTAGTGGTTTATGATGATTTGACAAAACATGCAAATACTTATAGAGAAATTGCCCTTCTTTTAAGAAGAGTACCAGGAAGAGAGGCATATCCTGGAGATATCTTTTATTTACATGCTCATCTTTTAGAGAGAGCTGCAAAACTAAATGCCAGAAAAGGAGGAGGAGCCTTAACTGCTCTTCCTATTGCTGAAACTTTAGCAGGTGAAATATCTACTTATATCCCTACAAACCTTATATCTATCACTGATGGTCAGATTTATTTGGATACTTCTCTTTTTAATGCGGGAATTAGACCAGCCATTAATGTGGGGCTTTCGGTATCCAGAGTAGGAGGATCTGCTCAACCAAAAGGAATAAGGCAGGTTGCTGGTATGTTGAGATTGAGTTTGGCGCAGTATAGAGAATTTTCTCTCTTCTTAGAATTTGGTACAGAATTAGATGCAAACACGAAGAAAAAGGTAGAAAGAGGACTTAGGATAGAGGAGATATTAAAACAGGCACCTCATGATGTACAACCTATTGAAGAGCAGATAATAACTTTTTACCTGGTAAATGGTGGGTTTTTAGATAACTATCCTGTTGAAAAGGTTAAGGATATTGTTTATCAATATATTCAATATGTTTCTAAAAAATATTCTTCTCTTCTTTCTCTTTTACGTCAGAAATTAGAATTAGATGACCAGATAATTTACGAGTTACATAATAGTTTCCAGGAGTTTAGTAAAGAATATGCCAACTCTTCAACAACTGAGAAGAAAAGTTAA